The Nitrosomonas communis genome has a segment encoding these proteins:
- the dnaN gene encoding DNA polymerase III subunit beta, translated as MNLIKASRDFLLKPLQIVNGIVERRHTLPILSNVFIKQENGKIVFVTTDLEIEIETYLQTSETVISKEFSALTVSSKKMLEILRTFSSDTEVTLAKVDNRLQINAIKSRFSLQILPADDFPRMPKEEMPESTLTLSQQNLKDLLHLVQYAVAQQDIRYYLNGLLLLIEGKHLKFIATDSHRLSYASIELEDEWERKETIIPRKTVQELSKLLNETEEPVIIEVFPKKIRFAFSDIVLTSKVIEGKFPDFNRAIPVNNTKQFSINRQSFLQGLQRVAILSNANEKFRGVRLVISNGMLSIVCKNSEQEEAQEDLEIDYQQDTIDISFNINYLLDVLNNLNSDSVQCAFENANSSTLITIPKNDHFKYVVMPMRL; from the coding sequence ATGAATTTAATAAAAGCTAGCCGGGATTTTTTACTTAAGCCTTTGCAAATTGTTAATGGCATTGTTGAGCGGCGTCATACTCTACCAATACTTTCCAACGTCTTTATTAAGCAAGAGAACGGGAAAATCGTTTTTGTAACCACTGATCTTGAAATAGAAATTGAAACGTATTTGCAAACTTCTGAGACAGTAATCTCAAAGGAATTTTCTGCTCTTACCGTTTCATCAAAAAAGATGCTGGAGATATTGCGTACTTTTTCTTCCGATACAGAAGTTACCCTAGCAAAAGTTGATAATCGACTACAAATTAACGCGATTAAAAGCCGTTTCAGCTTGCAAATACTTCCTGCAGATGATTTTCCGAGAATGCCAAAGGAAGAAATGCCAGAGAGCACGCTTACGCTCTCGCAACAAAATTTAAAGGATCTTCTTCACTTAGTACAATATGCTGTGGCACAGCAGGACATTCGCTATTATCTGAATGGATTATTGCTTTTAATCGAAGGCAAACATCTAAAGTTTATAGCTACGGATAGTCATCGTCTCAGCTATGCTTCAATTGAATTGGAAGATGAATGGGAAAGAAAAGAAACTATCATTCCCCGGAAAACTGTGCAGGAACTTTCAAAATTACTTAATGAAACTGAAGAACCCGTTATTATAGAAGTCTTTCCAAAAAAAATACGCTTTGCTTTTTCAGATATTGTATTAACTTCCAAAGTCATCGAAGGAAAATTTCCAGACTTCAATCGTGCGATTCCCGTGAACAATACCAAGCAATTTAGTATAAATCGTCAAAGTTTTTTGCAAGGATTGCAGCGAGTTGCCATTCTATCCAATGCGAATGAGAAGTTTCGCGGCGTAAGGCTAGTGATTTCGAATGGCATGTTAAGTATTGTTTGTAAAAATAGTGAGCAAGAGGAAGCCCAAGAAGATCTTGAAATTGACTATCAGCAAGATACTATCGATATCAGCTTTAATATTAATTACTTATTAGATGTATTAAATAATCTCAATAGTGATAGCGTTCAATGTGCTTTTGAAAATGCTAATAGTAGTACTTTAATAACTATTCCAAAGAATGATCATTTTAAATATGTTGTGATGCCGATGCGATTGTAA
- the dnaA gene encoding chromosomal replication initiator protein DnaA, giving the protein MQAIETFWYSCLKHFKKELNAQQFNTWIKPLQLDISENCNDQPVLIAPNRFVLQWVKDNFIPHIEVMAQQHFSKKIHFQLILGNTFDTKISNDESSHHVNNNSPVQSLITKPVPKKRNASHLNPNFTFDSFVTGKANQLARAGAIQVAERPGIAYNPLFIYGGVGLGKTHLIQAIGNYIFENNHEAKIRYVHAEKYVSDVVSAYQHKSFDKFKLYYHSLDVLLVDDVQFFGGKNRTQEEFFYAFNTLVEAHKQVIITCDSYPKEISGLEERLVSRFGWGLTVAVEPPELEMRVAILLKKALIEKIVLDENVAFFVAKHIRSNVRELEGALKRMLAYSRFTGHPLSLELAKEALKDLLAVQNRQISIENIQKTVADYYKIKVAEMYSKKRTRIVARPRQVAMAIAKELTQLSLPDIGEAFGGRDHTTVLHAHRKIAELRSSDPIVSRDYNALLHILRG; this is encoded by the coding sequence ATGCAGGCAATAGAAACTTTCTGGTACTCTTGTCTTAAGCATTTCAAGAAAGAGCTAAATGCCCAACAATTTAATACCTGGATTAAACCATTACAATTAGATATTTCTGAAAATTGTAATGATCAACCTGTATTGATTGCACCGAATCGGTTCGTCTTACAATGGGTTAAAGACAATTTTATACCTCATATTGAGGTAATGGCTCAACAACATTTTTCTAAGAAAATTCACTTTCAATTAATACTTGGAAATACATTTGATACAAAAATTTCTAATGATGAAAGCTCACACCATGTAAACAACAATTCTCCTGTTCAATCATTAATTACTAAACCTGTACCCAAAAAAAGAAACGCTAGTCATCTAAATCCCAATTTTACTTTTGATAGCTTCGTTACTGGAAAAGCCAATCAACTCGCTCGGGCTGGTGCAATTCAAGTTGCCGAACGTCCCGGGATCGCTTACAACCCTTTATTCATTTATGGTGGAGTTGGTTTAGGCAAAACGCATCTAATTCAAGCTATTGGTAATTATATTTTTGAAAATAATCATGAAGCCAAAATACGCTATGTTCATGCTGAAAAATATGTTTCTGATGTAGTCAGTGCTTATCAACACAAGTCATTTGATAAATTCAAATTGTATTATCATTCACTAGATGTGTTACTTGTTGATGATGTTCAGTTTTTTGGAGGCAAGAATCGTACTCAAGAAGAATTTTTCTATGCTTTCAATACCCTTGTTGAAGCGCATAAACAAGTCATTATTACTTGCGATAGTTATCCCAAAGAAATATCGGGCTTAGAAGAGCGTCTGGTATCAAGATTTGGTTGGGGATTAACAGTTGCGGTTGAGCCACCAGAGCTAGAAATGCGGGTCGCTATTCTCCTGAAAAAGGCATTGATAGAAAAAATCGTTCTAGATGAGAATGTTGCTTTTTTTGTTGCGAAGCATATCCGCTCCAATGTTCGTGAATTGGAAGGCGCTCTGAAGCGGATGCTGGCTTATTCTCGTTTTACAGGCCATCCCCTTTCCTTGGAGTTAGCAAAAGAAGCGTTGAAAGATTTGTTAGCTGTCCAGAACCGGCAAATCTCCATCGAAAATATTCAAAAAACTGTCGCTGATTACTACAAAATTAAAGTAGCTGAGATGTACTCTAAAAAACGTACGCGCATCGTGGCAAGACCCAGGCAGGTTGCTATGGCCATTGCCAAAGAACTCACGCAATTAAGCTTACCTGATATTGGGGAAGCATTTGGGGGACGAGATCACACAACTGTCTTGCATGCTCACCGAAAAATTGCAGAATTACGCTCATCTGATCCCATCGTAAGCCGGGATTATAATGCTTTATTACATATTCTACGGGGTTGA
- a CDS encoding ABC transporter ATP-binding protein, producing the protein MNLDISQISASLQPAVYTHDLGKCYQLYAQPKDRLKQFLWRGRRRYYRELWALQKINLEIMPGEVIGIIGRNGSGKSTLLQLICGTLTPTCGKVEVNGHLAALLELGAGFNPDFTGRENIWLNAAILGLTQEEIADRIEYIIDFSEIRDFIDQPVKTYSSGMYVRLAFSVAISIDPDILIIDEALSVGDGSFARKSFNRIMQLKERGKTILFCSHSLFQIESMCSRALWINQGQLMAEGDVKHVVSAYQTFLDRSVLATSEQATAPCEDVMPADTPSAGGYVSGHARLDKVDVEIEGKSSRDAIVKSGQSTVRVKVSFVSDPAIPCPTVAVTLHAMDGRMLTSAATWEDQVTLERTPNGAGQISAVFECLPLLKGEYLISVYLLCEQGIHLYDSASGVSTLRVQQEGRLQGYFAVPHIWRIDDGK; encoded by the coding sequence ATGAATTTGGATATCAGCCAAATATCAGCGTCCCTACAGCCCGCCGTCTATACACATGATCTTGGTAAATGTTATCAGCTTTACGCACAACCTAAAGATCGTCTAAAACAGTTTTTATGGCGTGGTAGACGCCGATATTACCGGGAATTATGGGCCTTACAGAAAATCAATCTAGAAATAATGCCTGGTGAAGTGATAGGAATTATTGGGCGCAACGGCTCAGGTAAGTCAACCTTATTACAACTCATTTGTGGCACATTGACGCCCACCTGTGGCAAAGTAGAGGTAAATGGCCATTTGGCAGCCTTACTGGAGTTAGGAGCTGGATTTAATCCAGATTTTACTGGGCGTGAAAATATCTGGTTAAATGCTGCCATTCTGGGTCTAACTCAAGAAGAAATCGCAGATCGAATTGAGTACATTATTGATTTTTCAGAAATTCGGGATTTTATTGATCAGCCAGTCAAAACTTATTCAAGTGGAATGTATGTACGGCTGGCATTCTCGGTAGCAATAAGCATTGATCCTGATATTCTGATTATTGATGAAGCATTATCAGTAGGCGATGGTTCATTTGCACGAAAATCTTTTAATCGCATCATGCAATTAAAGGAAAGGGGCAAGACTATCTTATTTTGTTCTCATTCTCTTTTCCAAATCGAGTCAATGTGTTCACGAGCGCTTTGGATCAATCAGGGTCAGTTGATGGCAGAAGGGGATGTAAAGCACGTGGTATCTGCTTATCAGACGTTTTTAGACAGAAGTGTACTAGCTACATCTGAGCAAGCTACTGCACCTTGTGAGGATGTCATGCCGGCGGATACGCCTTCTGCTGGCGGGTATGTAAGTGGACATGCGCGTTTAGATAAAGTAGATGTGGAGATCGAGGGGAAAAGTTCTCGTGACGCTATTGTCAAAAGTGGTCAATCCACGGTTAGAGTGAAAGTATCATTTGTTTCTGATCCTGCGATTCCCTGTCCGACTGTTGCGGTTACACTGCATGCCATGGATGGACGTATGCTTACAAGCGCAGCTACCTGGGAAGATCAGGTTACACTGGAGCGTACTCCCAATGGGGCCGGGCAGATTAGTGCTGTTTTTGAGTGTTTGCCCTTACTCAAAGGGGAGTATTTGATCAGTGTTTATCTACTTTGCGAGCAGGGCATACACCTGTATGATTCAGCAAGCGGGGTATCTACACTGCGCGTGCAGCAGGAAGGAAGGTTGCAAGGTTATTTTGCTGTGCCGCATATCTGGAGAATTGATGATGGAAAATAG
- a CDS encoding GNAT family N-acetyltransferase, producing the protein MMENRVFQLDQLSRFDPNRTLPFSHHDNDGRINSNTASSYKNLAFPLNVYAHALFLQEGRVNYLHYGLFQKNQTDLEAAQQYSTDLLLNRLPAAPCRILEVGIGLGTTFSVLIQKGYQVYGITPDAQQIALIHKRLGSQVMVACQRLEDFEAAQDSFDVILFQESAQYIEPLVIFNKGLDLITEGGSLLIVDEFALRRDEVGEEGLHLLSDMLALANRLGFELVEQLDLSTMAAPTLDYLLQVTTRQRQRLMNDLSMNAECLELLEESNRLYQEKYACGRFGYALLHFRKKQPPRWRLRLLEKNQAPDMLALFKQTFGHSMTPSMWQWKYGAGRGRAIGVWHGDQLIAHYGGMGRNILYFGQPQAAVQIGDVMVDSAERGILTKKGPFFLMAATFLERYIGYGKPYLLGFGFPNERAMKVAERQGLYAETAHMSEIEWQPLARTPQWLTRLHVVDSSNINDVWIATAIAQCWRSMAADLEEALVGVRDWTYLRDRYLSHPHQHYQVVLVINRFGRKVRGVLVLRHTAEGCEITDLVSPLKEIPLLITHARRIAGMSGHHRLSCQITENFASYFVATGGTKQALPICIPANAWSAGPMVETLRNRWWLMSGDMDFR; encoded by the coding sequence ATGATGGAAAATAGAGTGTTCCAGCTTGATCAATTGTCCCGTTTCGATCCAAACAGAACCCTTCCTTTTTCTCACCATGATAATGATGGCCGTATAAACTCTAATACGGCTTCTTCCTATAAGAATCTAGCTTTTCCACTTAATGTGTATGCGCATGCTTTGTTCCTCCAAGAGGGTCGAGTAAATTATTTACATTACGGGTTGTTTCAGAAAAATCAAACTGATCTTGAAGCAGCACAGCAATATTCAACTGATCTGCTTTTGAATCGCTTACCTGCTGCGCCCTGCCGTATTCTGGAAGTGGGGATAGGTCTCGGAACAACATTTTCTGTACTCATTCAGAAGGGATACCAGGTCTACGGTATCACGCCGGATGCCCAACAAATCGCGTTGATACACAAACGCTTAGGCTCCCAAGTTATGGTGGCTTGCCAACGTTTGGAGGACTTTGAAGCGGCACAAGATAGTTTTGATGTTATCCTGTTTCAGGAGTCTGCTCAATATATCGAGCCATTGGTCATTTTTAACAAAGGATTGGATCTAATAACTGAAGGTGGAAGCTTGCTTATAGTTGACGAATTTGCTTTGCGTCGAGACGAGGTTGGTGAAGAAGGTCTGCATTTGCTGAGTGATATGCTGGCATTAGCCAATCGCTTGGGGTTTGAATTGGTTGAACAGCTGGATTTGTCGACTATGGCTGCACCTACACTGGATTATTTGCTCCAAGTGACGACGCGCCAGCGGCAGCGGTTGATGAATGACCTTTCCATGAATGCTGAGTGTCTTGAGCTACTGGAAGAATCCAACCGGCTATATCAAGAAAAATATGCGTGTGGACGATTTGGTTATGCATTACTGCATTTCAGAAAAAAACAGCCGCCGCGGTGGCGGTTACGTTTGCTCGAAAAAAATCAGGCCCCTGATATGCTAGCCTTATTCAAGCAAACTTTTGGTCATAGTATGACGCCTTCTATGTGGCAGTGGAAATATGGTGCAGGGCGAGGCCGTGCAATCGGGGTATGGCATGGGGATCAATTGATTGCTCATTATGGCGGTATGGGACGCAATATTTTGTATTTTGGTCAGCCGCAAGCAGCTGTACAGATTGGTGATGTTATGGTCGATTCAGCAGAACGCGGTATTTTGACAAAAAAAGGGCCCTTTTTCCTGATGGCAGCAACGTTTCTGGAACGCTATATAGGCTATGGTAAGCCTTATTTGCTAGGATTTGGCTTTCCCAACGAGCGGGCCATGAAAGTAGCCGAGCGACAAGGATTGTATGCTGAAACGGCGCATATGAGCGAGATCGAGTGGCAGCCACTAGCCAGAACACCGCAGTGGTTAACGCGATTACATGTTGTGGATAGTTCAAATATCAATGACGTCTGGATTGCTACGGCGATTGCTCAATGTTGGCGAAGTATGGCTGCGGATTTGGAGGAAGCATTAGTCGGCGTGCGCGATTGGACGTACTTACGCGATCGCTATCTCAGTCATCCTCACCAGCATTATCAGGTTGTATTGGTAATCAATCGATTTGGCAGGAAAGTACGCGGAGTGTTAGTGTTGCGACATACTGCAGAAGGTTGTGAAATCACCGATCTTGTTTCACCATTAAAGGAGATTCCGTTACTAATAACACATGCAAGAAGGATAGCGGGGATGAGCGGTCATCATCGGTTAAGTTGCCAAATTACCGAAAATTTTGCTTCGTATTTTGTTGCGACAGGCGGCACTAAGCAAGCATTACCTATCTGTATTCCAGCCAATGCTTGGAGTGCCGGTCCAATGGTAGAGACACTACGTAATCGCTGGTGGCTGATGAGCGGGGATATGGACTTCAGGTAA
- a CDS encoding rhamnan synthesis F family protein: MENLLIPYQATTCISSKSALVLAPHPDDEVFGCGGAIMRHVAHHEPVHVIIVTDGAHGVSQNERSAYIQLRQNESIAAAAILKYGKPVFWQYPDRELFYGEKLISDISSAIRDTEADLIYAPSVYEVHPDHRTLGMAALEAVRRSGHPIQLALYEIGQPIQPNLLLDISDLAARKMEAMHCFISQNVKQRYDLHIAALNHYRTYTLPAEVTAAEAYILTSTEELAGDPLKLYQSEHTRQQKAGLVLDTNDIPLVSVIIRSMDRDTLSDTLDSVALQTYPNIEVVLVNAKGDGHRALDKWCGRFPLCFSNNTESLHRSQAANLGLEIAKGKYLIFLDDDDLFYPEHIADLVAALRAHNTFRCAYAGVRVEYYVNGQFETSGVFSAPFDQRRLWGRNFIPIHAMLFERALVAEGCRFDEQLEFFEDWDFWLQLAQHTSLLHVDKIGAVYRNFGHSGLGLEQDKNTIRALRGKCFEKWMTRFSGEQLDDLIEYREEVITGLHNDLAGMHGQLTEAQDRLASSERQSERQINALECQINALEREITALLKQQNDLEQEALKGHAREAALHKTVNDLTQSTSWKITAPLRFLSRIICGQHHEALDGLRRRLMPCLRAVYWRLPASWRNTALTLAYRTAGPFFANTNHYEAWRLNSKYHFHYLPTTATGFLASMVNLPDFAPLVTQPAGRIAIHAHIFYPDLAAEFAKFFRNMPFSYDLFVSTTNEIASNICKQHFTGLPRMEQLTVSMVPNRGRDIAPMFCTFGDSLKAYDFIAHIHSKKSLYNNGATNGWREYLLTNLFGSEQQIARIFTLLDGEHKTGLVYPQNFAGLPYSAYTWLSNQPMGRVWCNKLGITTFPTGYFDFPAGSMFWARTEALRPLFEAGITIQDFPEETGQTDATLAHCLERLLVLVTRKLGFNAVVLRDIPSNSWSRWRFEQYLARNSENLQAMLADASVQVVVFDIFDTLLTRPLLYPEKIKSIIAQRAGGEAGKRYLELRAEAESRARQKAGKDIGLDAIFDELSVLSGLPADSITRLRQLEESIETETVAPRPEVVALLQLAITLHKRVVLASDMYLPKATIEAILRKNGITGWHRLYVSSDLGLRKDTGELYRHLLSEEQVTPDAVMVVGDNEHSDIQIPGNMKMKLLHVLRPVELARATPRLGPLVEKSIYQDDLNVQLTLGSLVQENFQSLSFPYFDPSDLVPASPWSIGYSVAGPLILSFVQWLKEKAAADGIQHLFFLSREGQILKTVYDRWVSHDAYAIPSDYLVLSRRTVAVPMISNLDDIFEIARVQFSPNLLSIFMQERFGITLSPEVYDEFAYRKLWPKNKLVSVEDRNIDHLIPLLQALEERILAQAQEERPGLLAYLDKLGFNTIDSPAIIDIGYAATIQGRLNRLMNKVIHGYYMITEERAQKVAAQHDAITQGCFGHFVNAFNDPPLIFKNSFSMEKLLSSDDAQIVRYRLENTGNALPEFRELTEAEHRTRATRAEIQRGILDFVDCSIAVRDKLISDFIVPPGTAKSLFEAFVEHPSESELKILGKLTLDDYYCGRGLVS, encoded by the coding sequence TTGGAAAATTTGCTTATTCCCTATCAAGCGACGACCTGCATTTCCTCTAAAAGCGCGTTAGTATTGGCGCCCCATCCTGATGATGAAGTTTTTGGCTGCGGCGGTGCCATTATGCGCCATGTTGCGCACCATGAACCTGTTCATGTCATCATCGTAACGGATGGCGCCCACGGCGTCAGTCAAAATGAAAGATCTGCCTATATCCAGCTCCGGCAAAACGAAAGCATTGCCGCCGCCGCTATCCTAAAGTATGGAAAGCCTGTTTTCTGGCAGTATCCTGACCGCGAACTATTCTATGGCGAAAAACTGATCTCAGATATTTCTTCAGCGATTCGCGATACTGAAGCCGATCTTATATATGCTCCCTCGGTCTACGAAGTACACCCTGATCATCGGACACTTGGCATGGCAGCGCTGGAAGCTGTTCGCCGAAGCGGCCATCCGATACAACTGGCGCTATATGAAATCGGTCAACCGATACAGCCCAATCTGCTGCTCGATATCAGCGATTTGGCTGCACGCAAGATGGAAGCAATGCACTGTTTTATCTCACAAAATGTCAAACAGCGCTATGACCTGCATATTGCCGCACTCAACCACTATCGCACTTACACTTTACCTGCCGAAGTTACCGCAGCTGAGGCCTATATTCTGACCAGCACAGAAGAATTGGCAGGCGATCCCTTAAAGCTTTACCAGTCCGAACATACACGTCAGCAAAAAGCAGGGTTGGTTCTGGACACAAACGATATACCTCTGGTCAGCGTCATTATCCGCAGTATGGATCGCGACACCTTATCTGATACCTTGGATTCGGTCGCGTTGCAGACTTATCCCAATATCGAGGTTGTTTTAGTCAATGCGAAAGGAGACGGACATCGCGCGTTAGATAAATGGTGCGGGCGTTTTCCGCTGTGCTTTTCAAATAATACCGAATCGCTTCACCGCAGTCAGGCCGCAAACCTGGGATTGGAAATCGCAAAAGGAAAATATCTGATCTTTTTGGATGATGATGATTTATTTTATCCGGAACATATCGCGGATCTGGTAGCTGCTCTGCGAGCGCACAACACTTTTCGCTGCGCATACGCCGGCGTACGCGTCGAATATTATGTTAACGGACAGTTTGAAACATCGGGTGTATTCAGTGCGCCGTTTGACCAGCGCAGACTCTGGGGTAGAAATTTTATTCCGATACATGCCATGCTGTTTGAGCGCGCATTGGTTGCCGAAGGCTGCAGGTTTGACGAACAGCTCGAATTCTTTGAAGACTGGGATTTCTGGCTGCAGCTGGCGCAACATACATCGTTATTGCACGTCGATAAAATTGGCGCGGTTTACAGGAATTTCGGTCATTCCGGCTTAGGACTCGAGCAGGACAAAAATACTATAAGAGCATTGAGAGGAAAATGTTTCGAGAAATGGATGACTCGGTTCAGCGGAGAGCAACTGGATGATTTGATTGAATACCGGGAGGAAGTCATCACCGGCCTGCACAATGATTTAGCCGGAATGCACGGTCAACTCACCGAAGCTCAGGACAGACTGGCCTCCAGCGAGCGCCAGAGCGAGCGCCAGATCAATGCGCTGGAGTGTCAGATCAATGCGCTGGAGCGTGAGATTACTGCGCTGTTAAAACAACAAAACGACCTGGAGCAGGAAGCGCTGAAAGGCCATGCACGTGAAGCTGCTTTGCACAAAACGGTTAACGATCTGACCCAGTCGACTTCGTGGAAAATTACCGCACCCCTGCGTTTTCTCTCCCGCATCATCTGCGGACAACATCATGAAGCGCTGGACGGCCTGCGCCGCCGCCTGATGCCTTGCCTGAGAGCGGTTTACTGGCGGCTTCCGGCTTCATGGCGTAACACAGCATTAACCCTGGCATATCGGACCGCAGGCCCTTTTTTTGCGAATACAAATCATTATGAAGCTTGGCGTTTAAATTCAAAATATCATTTTCATTACCTTCCCACCACTGCCACAGGTTTTCTGGCAAGCATGGTGAATTTACCCGATTTTGCGCCATTGGTAACTCAACCTGCCGGACGCATCGCCATTCATGCGCATATTTTTTATCCCGACCTGGCTGCTGAATTTGCAAAATTTTTCCGCAATATGCCGTTTTCATATGATCTGTTTGTCTCCACGACCAACGAAATCGCCAGCAATATATGCAAACAGCACTTTACCGGTTTACCACGCATGGAACAGCTGACTGTCTCAATGGTTCCCAACCGGGGGCGCGATATCGCGCCGATGTTCTGCACATTCGGTGATTCCTTGAAAGCTTATGACTTTATCGCGCATATTCACAGCAAGAAATCACTATACAATAATGGTGCCACCAACGGGTGGCGGGAATATCTGTTAACAAATCTATTCGGCAGCGAGCAGCAGATCGCCAGAATCTTCACACTGCTTGACGGCGAACACAAAACCGGACTGGTTTATCCACAAAATTTCGCAGGACTGCCCTATTCTGCATACACCTGGTTATCCAATCAGCCCATGGGTCGCGTTTGGTGTAATAAGCTCGGCATCACTACATTTCCCACGGGTTATTTTGATTTTCCTGCCGGGTCAATGTTCTGGGCTCGAACAGAAGCGCTGCGGCCATTATTCGAAGCAGGCATCACAATTCAAGATTTCCCTGAAGAAACGGGGCAGACTGATGCAACCCTGGCTCACTGTCTGGAACGATTGCTGGTCCTGGTCACCCGGAAATTAGGGTTTAATGCCGTCGTTCTCAGGGACATCCCATCAAACAGCTGGTCCCGCTGGCGTTTTGAACAGTACCTCGCGCGCAATTCGGAAAATCTGCAGGCCATGCTGGCAGATGCTTCTGTGCAGGTGGTCGTTTTTGATATTTTTGACACCCTGCTGACCCGGCCGCTGCTCTACCCTGAAAAAATCAAATCTATTATTGCACAGCGTGCCGGTGGAGAAGCGGGAAAACGCTATCTCGAATTACGCGCAGAAGCAGAGTCCCGGGCACGCCAGAAAGCCGGAAAAGACATCGGTCTGGACGCGATTTTCGACGAATTATCAGTTTTGTCCGGTTTACCGGCCGACAGTATCACCAGGCTGCGCCAGCTGGAAGAATCGATTGAAACGGAGACTGTGGCGCCCAGACCGGAAGTGGTCGCGTTACTGCAACTGGCTATTACTCTGCACAAACGCGTGGTACTAGCCAGCGACATGTATCTACCCAAAGCAACTATCGAGGCTATTCTCAGGAAAAACGGCATAACCGGCTGGCATCGGCTGTATGTGTCTTCCGATCTCGGTCTACGAAAAGATACGGGGGAATTGTACCGCCATTTGCTGTCTGAAGAACAGGTCACTCCGGATGCAGTCATGGTCGTTGGCGATAATGAACATTCTGATATACAAATTCCCGGCAACATGAAAATGAAATTACTTCATGTGCTGCGACCTGTCGAATTGGCACGAGCAACCCCCCGCCTCGGTCCTCTGGTTGAAAAATCTATTTACCAGGATGATCTGAACGTACAGCTCACACTGGGATCCCTGGTTCAGGAAAACTTTCAATCCCTGTCTTTTCCGTATTTCGATCCATCGGATCTTGTTCCGGCATCACCCTGGTCCATAGGATATTCCGTGGCTGGACCGCTGATTCTGTCCTTTGTCCAGTGGCTCAAAGAAAAAGCAGCAGCAGATGGCATTCAGCATTTATTTTTTCTGTCACGCGAAGGCCAGATTTTAAAAACGGTTTACGACCGGTGGGTATCCCATGATGCCTATGCCATACCGTCCGATTATTTGGTGCTATCCCGCCGCACAGTCGCGGTCCCGATGATTTCGAATCTTGACGATATTTTCGAAATAGCACGCGTTCAGTTTTCGCCCAATCTGCTTTCCATCTTTATGCAAGAGCGCTTTGGCATCACTTTATCACCAGAGGTGTACGATGAATTTGCATATCGCAAGTTATGGCCGAAAAACAAATTGGTATCTGTGGAGGATCGGAATATTGATCATCTGATCCCGCTTCTTCAGGCGCTTGAAGAAAGAATTCTTGCCCAGGCGCAGGAAGAACGTCCTGGACTGCTGGCCTATCTGGATAAACTGGGATTCAATACGATCGATTCACCAGCAATCATTGATATCGGTTATGCCGCCACAATTCAGGGTCGCCTGAATCGCCTCATGAATAAAGTAATTCATGGTTACTATATGATCACCGAAGAACGCGCACAGAAAGTAGCCGCACAACACGACGCCATTACGCAGGGCTGTTTTGGCCATTTTGTCAATGCCTTCAATGACCCGCCGCTGATCTTCAAAAACAGCTTTTCCATGGAAAAATTACTCAGCTCGGATGATGCACAAATTGTTCGCTATCGCCTCGAAAACACGGGTAACGCTCTTCCCGAATTTCGAGAATTGACTGAAGCGGAACACCGAACCAGGGCAACACGCGCTGAAATTCAACGCGGCATTCTGGATTTTGTAGATTGCAGCATAGCAGTCCGGGATAAGTTAATCAGTGATTTTATTGTGCCGCCTGGTACTGCAAAAAGCTTGTTCGAAGCATTTGTCGAACACCCTTCCGAATCTGAGCTGAAAATTCTCGGAAAACTGACGCTGGACGACTATTATTGTGGCCGGGGTCTGGTCAGTTAG